The following proteins are encoded in a genomic region of Streptomyces sp. NBC_01723:
- a CDS encoding immune inhibitor A domain-containing protein yields MTSRSWMFRTAATTVAFAAATATLSAAGVAQADSPARPSAVDRQDPNPAKGTDSHDLKGPLSDTQAAQREEALNQVISGKASVKKKDGSNVVQLKSKKGDSKYVELGREKTDKIFTILVEFGDKVDSRYGGEAGPLHNQIAKPNRKTDNSTAWKEDYDQQHFQDLYFGSGKGVDSVKTYYEKQSSGRYSVEGEVSDWVKVPYNEARYGNNACGDTNCPSVWNVVSDGLNAWVEQQKAAGRTDAQIKADAARFDEWDRYDFDGDGDFNEPDGYIDHFQVVHAGEDESAGGGVQGTDAIWAHRWYAFGTDAGATGPAQNKLGGSQIGSTGVWVGDYTIQPENGGLGVYAHEYGHDLGLPDHYDTAGGDNSTGFWTLMSSGSWLGTGRNEIGDLPGDMNAWDKLQLGWLNYDTAKAGVSSWHKLGLAEYNTKHKQGLVVELPKKAVTTEIVTPAEGKTQWWSGSGDNLKNTLTRSVDLTGKSSAALTLDGWYDIEANYDYLYTEVSTDGGANWTAIDGTFDGQPIPRDAADKPALHGTADAHGKLAYPLDAYAGKKIDLRFRYQTDGGVAQKGFTADAITVTADGEALFTDNAETADAAWTANGFSRVGASFTKDYAQYYIAENRQYVSYDKTLKTGPYNFGFSERPNWVEHYAYQNGLLIWKWDTSQADNNTSQHPGSGLVLPIDSHPTALKWKDGTLMRNRIQAYDSPFSLYKTDGMTLHQADVAKYIPGSKGVSVFNDRTNDYYDPANPTGGVKITDTNTKIKILKEAKDGSTIELEVGSAGR; encoded by the coding sequence GTGACCAGCAGATCCTGGATGTTCAGAACGGCGGCGACCACCGTCGCATTCGCCGCGGCGACCGCCACGCTGTCCGCGGCCGGCGTGGCCCAGGCGGACTCGCCGGCCCGGCCCTCGGCCGTGGACCGCCAAGACCCGAACCCGGCGAAGGGCACGGACTCCCACGACCTCAAGGGCCCGCTGAGCGACACGCAGGCCGCCCAGCGGGAGGAGGCCCTCAACCAGGTCATATCCGGCAAGGCCTCGGTGAAGAAGAAGGACGGCTCCAACGTCGTCCAGCTCAAGAGCAAGAAGGGCGACAGCAAGTACGTCGAGCTGGGCCGGGAGAAGACCGACAAGATCTTCACCATCCTGGTCGAGTTCGGCGACAAGGTCGACAGCCGCTACGGCGGCGAGGCCGGCCCGCTGCACAACCAGATAGCCAAGCCGAACCGCAAGACGGACAACTCCACGGCCTGGAAGGAGGACTACGACCAGCAGCACTTCCAGGACCTGTACTTCGGTTCGGGCAAGGGCGTCGACTCGGTCAAGACGTACTACGAGAAGCAGTCCTCCGGCCGCTACTCGGTCGAGGGCGAGGTCTCCGACTGGGTCAAGGTCCCCTACAACGAGGCACGCTACGGCAACAACGCCTGCGGCGACACCAACTGCCCGAGCGTGTGGAACGTCGTCAGCGACGGCCTGAACGCCTGGGTCGAGCAGCAGAAGGCGGCCGGCCGCACCGACGCCCAGATCAAGGCGGACGCCGCCCGCTTCGACGAGTGGGACCGCTACGACTTCGACGGCGACGGCGACTTCAACGAGCCCGACGGCTACATCGACCACTTCCAGGTCGTGCACGCGGGCGAGGACGAGTCCGCGGGCGGCGGCGTCCAGGGCACCGACGCGATCTGGGCGCACCGCTGGTACGCCTTCGGCACGGACGCCGGCGCCACCGGCCCCGCGCAGAACAAGCTCGGCGGCTCGCAGATCGGCTCCACCGGCGTCTGGGTCGGCGACTACACGATCCAGCCCGAGAACGGCGGACTCGGCGTCTACGCCCACGAGTACGGCCACGACCTCGGTCTGCCGGACCACTACGACACGGCCGGCGGCGACAACTCCACCGGCTTCTGGACGCTGATGTCGTCCGGCTCGTGGCTGGGCACCGGCCGCAACGAGATCGGCGACCTGCCCGGCGACATGAACGCCTGGGACAAGCTCCAGCTGGGCTGGCTGAACTACGACACCGCCAAGGCGGGCGTCAGCTCCTGGCACAAGCTGGGCCTGGCCGAGTACAACACCAAGCACAAGCAGGGCCTGGTCGTCGAGCTGCCGAAGAAGGCGGTCACCACCGAGATCGTCACCCCCGCCGAGGGCAAGACCCAGTGGTGGAGCGGCAGCGGTGACAACCTCAAGAACACGCTGACCCGCAGCGTCGACCTCACCGGCAAGTCGTCCGCCGCCCTCACCCTGGACGGCTGGTACGACATCGAGGCCAACTACGACTACCTCTACACCGAGGTGTCCACCGACGGCGGCGCCAACTGGACCGCCATCGACGGCACGTTCGACGGCCAGCCGATCCCGCGCGACGCCGCCGACAAGCCGGCCCTGCACGGCACGGCCGACGCCCACGGCAAGCTGGCCTACCCGCTGGACGCCTACGCCGGCAAGAAGATCGACCTCCGCTTCCGCTACCAGACCGACGGCGGCGTGGCCCAGAAGGGCTTCACGGCCGACGCGATCACCGTGACGGCCGACGGCGAGGCGCTCTTCACCGACAACGCCGAGACCGCGGACGCCGCTTGGACCGCCAACGGCTTCTCCCGCGTGGGCGCGTCCTTCACCAAGGACTACGCGCAGTACTACATCGCCGAGAACCGTCAGTACGTGTCGTACGACAAGACGCTGAAGACCGGCCCGTACAACTTCGGCTTCTCGGAGCGTCCGAACTGGGTGGAGCACTACGCGTACCAGAACGGCCTGCTGATCTGGAAGTGGGACACCTCCCAGGCGGACAACAACACCAGCCAGCACCCGGGCTCCGGCCTGGTCCTGCCGATCGACTCGCACCCGACCGCGCTGAAGTGGAAGGACGGCACCCTGATGCGCAACCGCATCCAGGCGTACGACTCGCCGTTCAGCCTCTACAAGACGGACGGCATGACGCTGCACCAGGCGGACGTCGCGAAGTACATCCCGGGCTCGAAGGGCGTCTCGGTCTTCAACGACCGCACGAACGACTACTACGACCCGGCGAACCCCACCGGCGG
- a CDS encoding RDD family protein → MSAPTPAPGDDRPREGYYPDPSIPGYVRYWNGASWVSGTSRPAPKDGESLVPPPGAPASASVEETGPHFFDEDPIAEQPPTASQHGSRPEPATAWGADRAQRSGHPDAPGRSVAWPGPAQGTDPRIPHARQGGPAAEAAPADARSGAGAGAGAARADVPAEPASGEAEDRGGNTFVFRRPTAGPQDAPAAGGTPAPAPAPASPADDEGTMTFRAVKPRAGAQPGGAAAADGPGFGAGKAAAARAASPQSPSPQAPASPAGPAVPQQAPAAHQAPTPQPATPVAAGPGGGQSSWAQQVHRLAGAGGEEQPVVPWKPPVEDVFQAAARRQAAARPAGLGKRLAARLIDTVVLAGVTAVAAVPLGTKAIDHVNDKIDQAKLSGETVTVWLLDGTTSLYLGIVLAVLLVFGAVYEALPTAKWGRTLGKRLLGLEVRDIEAHEAPSFGAALRRWLVYSVPGLLVVGVVGVAWCLFDRPWHQCWHDKAAGTFVAG, encoded by the coding sequence ATGAGCGCCCCAACCCCGGCCCCCGGCGACGACAGGCCCCGCGAAGGGTATTACCCGGACCCGTCCATTCCTGGATACGTCCGGTACTGGAACGGCGCCTCCTGGGTGTCGGGCACCAGCCGGCCCGCCCCCAAGGACGGCGAGTCGCTCGTGCCGCCGCCCGGCGCGCCGGCCTCGGCCTCCGTCGAGGAGACCGGCCCGCACTTCTTCGACGAGGACCCGATCGCGGAACAGCCGCCCACGGCGTCGCAGCACGGCAGCCGTCCCGAACCCGCGACGGCCTGGGGCGCCGACCGCGCCCAGCGCTCCGGCCACCCGGACGCCCCGGGCCGGTCCGTCGCCTGGCCGGGCCCGGCGCAGGGGACCGACCCGAGGATCCCGCACGCCCGGCAGGGGGGACCGGCCGCTGAGGCCGCCCCCGCCGACGCGCGCTCTGGCGCGGGTGCCGGTGCCGGTGCCGCGCGGGCGGACGTCCCGGCGGAGCCCGCGTCCGGCGAGGCGGAGGACCGGGGCGGCAACACCTTCGTCTTCCGCCGCCCGACGGCGGGCCCGCAGGACGCCCCGGCCGCGGGCGGCACCCCGGCCCCCGCCCCCGCCCCCGCGTCTCCCGCCGACGACGAGGGCACCATGACCTTCCGTGCCGTCAAGCCCCGCGCGGGCGCGCAGCCCGGCGGCGCCGCCGCTGCGGACGGACCCGGATTCGGCGCCGGGAAGGCGGCCGCCGCCCGGGCGGCCTCCCCGCAGTCTCCGTCCCCGCAGGCGCCCGCGAGCCCGGCCGGTCCGGCCGTTCCCCAGCAGGCGCCCGCTGCCCACCAGGCGCCCACGCCGCAGCCCGCCACGCCGGTCGCGGCCGGTCCCGGCGGCGGTCAGTCCTCGTGGGCGCAGCAGGTGCACCGGCTGGCGGGGGCGGGCGGCGAGGAGCAGCCCGTCGTGCCGTGGAAGCCGCCGGTCGAGGACGTGTTCCAGGCCGCCGCCCGGCGCCAGGCGGCGGCCCGGCCCGCCGGTCTCGGCAAGCGGCTGGCCGCGCGGCTGATCGACACCGTCGTCCTCGCGGGCGTCACCGCCGTGGCCGCCGTACCGCTCGGCACCAAGGCGATCGACCACGTCAACGACAAGATCGATCAGGCGAAGCTCTCCGGTGAGACGGTCACGGTCTGGCTGCTCGACGGCACGACGTCGCTGTACCTGGGGATCGTGCTGGCCGTGCTGCTCGTCTTCGGTGCCGTCTACGAGGCGCTGCCCACCGCCAAGTGGGGCCGCACCCTGGGCAAGCGGCTGCTCGGCCTTGAGGTGCGGGACATCGAGGCCCACGAGGCGCCGTCCTTCGGCGCCGCGCTGCGCCGCTGGCTGGTCTACAGCGTGCCCGGCCTTCTGGTCGTCGGTGTGGTGGGCGTCGCATGGTGCCTGTTCGACCGGCCGTGGCACCAGTGCTGGCACGACAAGGCCGCCGGCACGTTTGTCGCGGGCTGA
- a CDS encoding RDD family protein: MSSEPPPGSGGQPPEDDPFRKPPPSPGPGPEPGSGEGGPYGTPPPGGTPPPGGAQPPGGGGPYGAPPPGGGDPYGAPPPGGGGPYGAPPPGGGGPYGGDPYGGGGAPGDPLAGMPPLADSGRRTLARIIDMILVGIVVWLLSWAFNVQEYTVDGEDIEVGNSLWQSVIAAVLYIAYDTYLISRTGQTLGKKWLGMRVANLDNGATPSAQTSLIRALVLWIPFAFCCACVWTVIAGGWSYFDRPYKQGLHDKAAKTVVVSTR, from the coding sequence ATGAGCAGCGAACCGCCCCCCGGATCCGGCGGGCAGCCGCCGGAAGACGACCCGTTCAGGAAACCGCCTCCGTCCCCCGGCCCGGGCCCGGAGCCCGGATCCGGCGAGGGCGGCCCCTACGGCACCCCGCCTCCGGGTGGCACCCCGCCCCCGGGTGGTGCACAGCCCCCCGGCGGAGGAGGCCCGTACGGTGCTCCGCCCCCCGGCGGAGGAGACCCGTACGGTGCTCCGCCCCCCGGCGGCGGTGGCCCCTACGGCGCCCCACCTCCCGGCGGCGGCGGCCCCTACGGCGGTGACCCCTACGGTGGTGGCGGCGCCCCCGGCGACCCCCTCGCCGGGATGCCCCCGCTCGCCGACAGCGGTCGCCGCACCCTCGCGCGGATCATCGACATGATCCTCGTGGGCATCGTGGTCTGGCTGCTCAGCTGGGCCTTCAATGTCCAGGAGTACACGGTGGACGGCGAGGACATCGAGGTCGGCAACTCGCTCTGGCAGTCCGTGATCGCCGCCGTGCTCTACATCGCCTACGACACCTACCTGATCAGCAGGACGGGCCAGACCCTGGGCAAGAAGTGGCTCGGGATGCGCGTGGCCAACCTGGACAACGGCGCGACGCCCTCGGCGCAGACGTCGCTGATCCGTGCCCTGGTGCTGTGGATCCCGTTCGCGTTCTGCTGTGCCTGCGTCTGGACGGTCATCGCGGGCGGCTGGAGCTACTTCGACCGGCCCTACAAACAGGGCCTGCACGACAAGGCCGCCAAGACGGTGGTGGTCAGCACCCGCTGA